The genomic interval GAAATCTCCGAAGGGGAAGAGTCCGTTCGCATCAGCCGTAATTTCTCCGGCCAGGTTAGCGTTGCCCCGCAGATGATGATGCAGCCAGCACAGGTTCAACAAGCCGCCGCTCCGGTCGCCGCTGCCGCCCAGGCCGCAGCCCCTGCTGCCGACGCCGCCCCGAGTGGCCATCTGATGCGCTCCCCCATGGTGGGCTCCTTCTACCGCTCCTCCAGCCCGGAAGCCAAGCCTTTCGTGGAAGTCGGCCAGCACGTCAATGTCGGCGACACCCTGTGCATCGTCGAAGCCATGAAAATGATGAACCAAATCGAGTCTGACAAGGCCGGTGTGATCAAAGCGATCCTGGTTGAAAATGGTCAGGCCGTCGAATTTGACGAGCCGCTGTTCATCATCGAATAAGGGAAGACGCCACCCATGTTGGACAAAGTAGTCATCGCCAACCGCGGTGAAATTGCCCTGCGGATCCTGCGCGCCTGCAAAGAGCTCGGGATCAAGACAGTGGCCGTTCACTCCACTGCCGATCGGGAGCTCAAGCATGTGCTCCTGGCCGACGAAACCATCTGTATCGGCAAACCCGCCAGCGGTGAGTCCTACCTCAACGTGCCGGCCATCATCGCCGCCGCCGAGGTGACCGGAGCCGTCGCCATCCACCCGGGCTACGGCTTCCTCTCCGAGAACGCCGACTTTGCCGAAGTGGTCGAGAAATCCGGCTTCATCTTCATAGGCCCGCGCGCCGAGACCATTCGCCTGATGGGTGACAAGGTTTCCGCCATCGAGGCGATGAAGAAGGCGGGCGTACCCTGCGTACCCGGCTCCGACGGCCCGGTGGACAACGATGCCAAGCGCAACGCCACCATCGCCAAGCGGATCGGCTACCCCGTGATCATCAAGGCCGCCGGTGGCGGTGGTGGTCGTGGCATGCGCGTGGTGCGCAACGAGTCAGAGCTG from Aeromonas rivipollensis carries:
- the accB gene encoding acetyl-CoA carboxylase biotin carboxyl carrier protein, translated to MDIRKIKKLIELVEESGIAELEISEGEESVRISRNFSGQVSVAPQMMMQPAQVQQAAAPVAAAAQAAAPAADAAPSGHLMRSPMVGSFYRSSSPEAKPFVEVGQHVNVGDTLCIVEAMKMMNQIESDKAGVIKAILVENGQAVEFDEPLFIIE